Proteins encoded within one genomic window of Candidatus Syntrophocurvum alkaliphilum:
- a CDS encoding ABC transporter substrate-binding protein yields the protein MRRLIYLLFAIIIIVIIVWGTGSTQEETEFQPTILNPLGPTVIPVAGITGDKLESDIPVDVHFYKNTDEAIAMLSSDSGQFAVLPVTAAANIYNSGIDITMLGVYNWKVFYMVASNEVEFNDWGSLKEKTVYTPIGRGQTADILMRFALSKQGVDPESEVEIQYAPPQEIVTLFQTGKIDYAALPEPFASLAINDGNGEIVLDLQEYWGKINETNERIPITGLFVKNDFLDSYPQETQEIVQLFDASINWSNANVDKAIEVSQETLPIPQPIMKDALTRIDFYYVPASRCQEEVDDFLRKMQELYPQGIRELPDERFYAQ from the coding sequence GTGCGAAGATTAATTTATTTATTATTCGCTATAATAATCATTGTTATTATTGTATGGGGTACAGGCTCAACACAAGAAGAAACGGAATTTCAACCAACTATTCTTAATCCATTAGGACCAACGGTCATACCAGTTGCTGGAATAACCGGTGATAAGTTAGAATCCGACATACCTGTTGATGTCCATTTTTATAAAAACACTGATGAAGCAATTGCTATGCTATCTTCTGATAGTGGACAATTTGCTGTTCTTCCAGTTACTGCTGCCGCTAACATTTATAATAGTGGTATCGATATTACTATGTTAGGAGTATATAACTGGAAAGTGTTCTATATGGTTGCTTCTAATGAAGTAGAATTTAATGATTGGGGTTCCTTGAAAGAAAAAACAGTCTATACTCCTATTGGTCGTGGACAAACAGCAGATATACTTATGAGGTTTGCATTAAGTAAACAAGGTGTTGACCCTGAAAGTGAAGTAGAAATACAATATGCACCACCTCAAGAAATAGTGACTTTATTCCAGACTGGTAAAATAGACTATGCAGCACTTCCAGAGCCTTTTGCTTCCTTAGCAATAAATGATGGAAATGGAGAAATTGTTTTAGATTTACAAGAGTATTGGGGTAAGATTAATGAAACCAATGAGCGAATACCGATAACAGGACTTTTTGTAAAAAATGATTTTTTAGATTCGTATCCTCAAGAAACACAAGAAATAGTTCAACTTTTTGATGCATCAATAAACTGGTCAAATGCAAATGTTGATAAAGCTATAGAAGTATCACAAGAAACATTACCAATACCTCAACCTATTATGAAAGATGCACTTACAAGAATTGATTTTTACTATGTACCTGCATCTAGGTGTCAGGAAGAAGTAGATGACTTTTTAAGAAAAATGCAAGAATTGTATCCACAGGGTATTAGGGAATTACCTGATGAAAGGTTTTATGCTCAATGA
- a CDS encoding MBL fold metallo-hydrolase → MILHALQINHMGVNCYIVGCEETKEVAVIDPGGNPKGIVNFLKDNELKAVYIINTHGHIDHIGGNSGVKERTNAKILIHENDAEMLTNSVANFSFLMGDKVTSPAADEFMEDGDVIKIGNTVELEVIHTPGHSTGGVCLKCGDVIFVGDTLFQGSIGRTDFPGGSHKELIQNIKDKLLCYEDEVVAYPGHGPATTIGFERKNNPFL, encoded by the coding sequence ATGATTTTGCATGCCCTACAAATTAACCATATGGGGGTAAATTGTTACATAGTAGGTTGTGAGGAAACAAAAGAAGTTGCAGTAATAGATCCGGGAGGAAATCCCAAAGGTATAGTAAATTTTTTAAAGGATAATGAATTAAAAGCGGTATACATTATTAATACTCATGGTCATATAGATCATATTGGTGGAAATTCAGGAGTTAAAGAACGAACAAATGCAAAAATACTAATTCATGAAAATGATGCCGAAATGCTTACTAATTCAGTTGCAAACTTCTCTTTCTTAATGGGAGATAAAGTAACTAGCCCTGCTGCCGATGAATTTATGGAAGATGGAGATGTAATTAAAATAGGTAACACAGTTGAGCTGGAGGTAATTCATACTCCAGGTCATAGTACTGGTGGAGTATGTTTAAAATGTGGTGACGTAATTTTCGTAGGAGACACCCTATTTCAAGGTTCAATAGGTAGAACTGATTTTCCCGGTGGCTCTCACAAAGAATTAATTCAAAACATAAAAGATAAACTTTTATGCTATGAGGACGAGGTTGTAGCATACCCGGGCCACGGCCCTGCAACAACAATCGGCTTCGAAAGAAAAAACAACCCCTTCCTGTAA
- a CDS encoding ABC transporter ATP-binding protein → MGTSLTIDNLSVSFANLEVIDNWNFTISNSERIVLLGPSGAGKTTFLRVITGLEKPSSGTINITTKKIAMVFQEPRLIPWRTVKDNLLFVNNNSDPTEILKRLQLSEFEDYFPHQLSGGMQQRVNLARALMIDPDILILDEAFSSLDWAVKIHIMKDMLSQWNQRKFTCISVTHDLKEALYIADRIIIISPRPSSIIHDIKVELSENERSFTSTKLLELEAKLLNIITNL, encoded by the coding sequence GTGGGTACCAGCTTAACTATAGATAACCTTAGTGTTAGTTTTGCTAATCTTGAAGTTATAGACAATTGGAATTTCACCATTTCTAATAGCGAGCGTATTGTTTTGCTTGGACCTTCTGGAGCAGGTAAAACAACTTTTTTACGTGTAATAACTGGTCTAGAAAAACCTTCATCAGGAACCATAAATATAACTACAAAAAAAATCGCCATGGTATTTCAGGAACCACGCCTTATACCATGGCGAACTGTTAAAGATAATCTCTTGTTTGTAAATAATAATTCAGACCCCACCGAAATATTAAAACGTCTTCAACTTTCAGAATTTGAAGACTACTTCCCCCACCAACTAAGTGGAGGTATGCAACAAAGAGTTAACTTAGCTAGAGCATTAATGATTGATCCAGATATACTAATACTAGATGAAGCTTTTTCCTCTTTAGATTGGGCAGTAAAAATACACATTATGAAGGATATGTTATCACAATGGAACCAAAGAAAATTCACCTGTATTTCAGTAACCCATGATTTAAAAGAAGCTCTTTATATTGCTGATAGAATAATTATTATCTCACCAAGACCATCTTCGATAATACATGATATTAAAGTAGAATTAAGTGAAAATGAAAGAAGTTTTACTTCTACAAAACTACTTGAACTAGAAGCAAAACTTCTCAACATCATTACAAATTTATAA
- a CDS encoding ABC transporter permease has protein sequence MIQFLRSLVGIAVFIAIWYLTAFILDEAIILPPPNEVFGIFFNLFFDNTIIMAAFHTIWKVVLTLVIVMFFGVLVGLILGMFTPLYDMFRPIILIIQAVPVVSWLSLVIFAWGIGWKGPVFIAVLSLLPIAILTTVAGVKSLDNRLIEVAKVYRVPFKTVFKDIYLGSLVPFIIAVVDVTIGQAWKVILVAEYLAGNNGLGVLILAARWEVNIPQVYALTLIAVIIGLIAERLIKIGLRRLSLRWVPA, from the coding sequence ATGATTCAGTTTCTTCGCTCTTTAGTTGGAATTGCAGTATTTATTGCTATTTGGTATTTAACAGCTTTTATTCTTGATGAAGCTATTATATTGCCACCACCTAATGAGGTTTTTGGTATATTTTTTAATTTATTTTTTGATAATACAATTATTATGGCTGCTTTCCATACTATTTGGAAGGTAGTCCTAACTCTTGTAATTGTAATGTTTTTTGGAGTTTTAGTAGGTTTAATACTGGGCATGTTTACTCCTTTATACGATATGTTTAGACCAATAATCCTTATAATACAAGCTGTACCTGTAGTTTCGTGGTTATCTTTAGTGATTTTTGCTTGGGGAATAGGTTGGAAGGGACCAGTGTTTATAGCTGTTTTATCACTTCTACCTATTGCAATATTAACAACTGTTGCTGGAGTAAAAAGTCTTGATAATAGATTAATTGAAGTTGCTAAAGTTTATCGGGTTCCATTCAAAACTGTTTTTAAAGATATATACTTAGGATCACTTGTACCTTTTATAATTGCAGTTGTTGATGTAACCATAGGACAGGCTTGGAAGGTCATCCTAGTAGCAGAATATCTAGCCGGAAACAATGGTTTAGGGGTTTTAATTTTAGCTGCAAGATGGGAAGTTAATATTCCACAGGTATATGCATTAACTCTAATTGCAGTAATTATTGGATTAATAGCAGAACGACTAATTAAAATAGGATTAAGGAGGCTCTCTTTAAGGTGGGTACCAGCTTAA